From the Synechococcus sp. HK01-R genome, one window contains:
- a CDS encoding nucleotidyltransferase family protein, which translates to MDQPPAADAVLSQLRHHWADWQQRYHLKAIGLFGSVARGEQRPGSDIDIWVELEPLTPYALVHLKQELNALLQAPVDVVRIRQRMNPALRQRIEREGLAA; encoded by the coding sequence ATGGATCAGCCTCCTGCCGCCGACGCGGTTCTCAGCCAGTTGCGCCACCACTGGGCCGACTGGCAGCAGCGGTACCACCTCAAGGCGATCGGCCTGTTTGGTTCCGTGGCCCGAGGCGAACAGCGCCCAGGCAGCGACATCGACATCTGGGTGGAGCTTGAACCCCTCACCCCTTATGCCCTGGTGCATCTCAAGCAGGAGCTCAATGCCCTGCTACAGGCCCCTGTGGACGTTGTGCGTATACGTCAACGCATGAACCCGGCGCTGCGGCAGCGGATCGAACGCGAGGGTCTGGCGGCATGA
- a CDS encoding type II toxin-antitoxin system VapC family toxin, which yields MILFCDTSALLKLFIDEQDSESMIKARSSSEGIAVCRITWAESMAAFAQRTRFKGANQAGLAQARSMFEQAWAGFAIADVTQSLVEKAGVFSEAFALRGYDSVQLAAAHQLHEQFALPLTFACFDRRLNQAAKLLKLEVLP from the coding sequence GTGATCCTTTTCTGTGACACCTCTGCGCTTCTCAAGCTGTTCATTGATGAACAGGACAGCGAGAGCATGATCAAGGCGCGCTCCTCTTCAGAAGGAATCGCGGTTTGCAGAATCACCTGGGCTGAGTCGATGGCTGCATTCGCCCAGCGCACTCGCTTCAAGGGTGCAAATCAGGCTGGATTGGCGCAGGCCAGATCCATGTTTGAGCAGGCCTGGGCTGGCTTTGCGATCGCCGATGTCACCCAGTCGCTGGTCGAAAAAGCTGGTGTGTTCTCCGAGGCCTTCGCCCTGCGTGGCTACGACAGCGTGCAGCTTGCAGCCGCCCATCAGTTGCATGAGCAGTTTGCGCTTCCGCTCACCTTCGCCTGCTTTGACCGGCGACTCAATCAGGCCGCCAAGCTCTTGAAACTGGAGGTGCTGCCGTGA
- a CDS encoding type II toxin-antitoxin system Phd/YefM family antitoxin, with product MFCPDGLPTAELPKHLTASKWARGAAIKGDSQVPVPTANWSWNQSEQFATPNGAACFINRGQHLLRPWRHQPAGVHHPGVGVSGGSSSAPAAAITEISWKGMRCNLEESGGGSALMADLRLDGPGGPRVATKPRPFEDGGARLLVGDDALEGKAVTAVLVDGNDRVIAQRRTVVGGRRGMSAEIRPNVVALAKSVVSEVVASQVSVRDLKTHLSEWLSRVQAGEEVEVTSHRKPIARITAVKPAAPAPTSPLQKAIDAGLISWNGQNPVIPPPVKLNDGGPLMSDIVIEDRG from the coding sequence TTGTTCTGCCCCGATGGTCTGCCCACCGCCGAGTTGCCCAAGCACCTCACCGCGAGCAAGTGGGCCCGCGGCGCCGCCATCAAAGGCGACTCGCAGGTGCCCGTTCCCACCGCCAACTGGAGCTGGAACCAGAGTGAGCAGTTCGCCACCCCCAACGGCGCCGCCTGCTTCATAAACAGGGGGCAGCACCTCCTACGCCCATGGCGGCATCAGCCTGCAGGAGTGCATCACCCCGGTGTTGGTGTCTCCGGTGGGTCGAGCAGCGCCCCCGCAGCCGCCATCACGGAAATCAGCTGGAAGGGGATGCGTTGCAACCTGGAGGAGAGCGGCGGTGGTTCAGCACTCATGGCCGATCTACGCCTTGACGGCCCCGGCGGACCAAGGGTCGCAACCAAACCCAGACCTTTTGAGGATGGCGGTGCCCGTTTGCTCGTTGGCGACGACGCGCTGGAGGGAAAGGCCGTGACGGCCGTTTTGGTCGATGGCAACGATCGCGTGATCGCCCAGCGCCGCACCGTGGTGGGTGGGAGGCGAGGCATGAGCGCCGAAATCAGACCTAATGTGGTCGCATTAGCGAAGTCAGTCGTGTCAGAAGTAGTCGCAAGCCAGGTTTCGGTGCGGGATCTCAAGACCCACCTCTCCGAATGGCTCAGCCGGGTGCAGGCCGGTGAGGAGGTGGAAGTCACCTCACACCGCAAACCGATCGCCCGCATCACGGCTGTGAAGCCAGCTGCACCAGCCCCAACGAGCCCGCTGCAAAAAGCGATTGACGCGGGCCTGATCAGCTGGAACGGTCAGAACCCAGTGATTCCACCACCGGTCAAGCTGAATGATGGTGGTCCACTGATGAGCGACATCGTGATCGAGGATCGTGGTTAG
- a CDS encoding lysozyme inhibitor LprI family protein, which produces MSRIPRMGDGDAEQDQGSQSWPTGAKAPEQMRQLLIVGALALVPQPAAAQPARIQCPGATTPQMRYCAAKSWEQSDAQLRQKVGKRLMEQWHEATKALCSYAYAPYKDGTIYPQMVVGCDDRLNRALLKEFRRRASP; this is translated from the coding sequence ATGAGTCGCATCCCCCGAATGGGGGATGGGGATGCCGAGCAGGATCAGGGCAGCCAGAGTTGGCCAACAGGAGCGAAGGCACCGGAACAGATGAGACAGCTGCTGATCGTTGGCGCCCTGGCACTCGTTCCCCAACCAGCCGCCGCCCAACCAGCACGGATCCAGTGCCCCGGCGCAACCACTCCGCAGATGCGCTACTGCGCTGCAAAGTCATGGGAGCAGTCGGACGCCCAGTTGCGCCAGAAGGTGGGCAAGCGATTGATGGAACAGTGGCACGAGGCCACCAAGGCGCTCTGCAGCTACGCCTACGCCCCCTACAAGGACGGCACGATCTATCCGCAGATGGTTGTCGGATGCGATGATCGACTTAATCGCGCCTTGCTCAAGGAGTTCAGACGTAGAGCTTCTCCGTGA
- the rmuC gene encoding DNA recombination protein RmuC, whose product MAPILLFITGVLAGLIAGFILSRLFSKGRSGDGSGEARLLEERLLKADQGLEQFSRQLEAQSSELKAVQQQAQQASEQAAISRTQLEGVSQERDALKAGHATALAAMEQLRSEKETLTAAMAEVAEKLRSQESQTQFLEQARTDLLTQFRSLSGQMLDGSREALLKSTKETVSEPFAKEVLQLRQQVEALQKESNAKLTVLAETTRDLRQRSEDVQGAAQQLTSALRSPNVKGQWGEVNLRRILEFVGLLPYCDFDEQVHVGTEEGAYRPDCVITIPGSRRLIVDSKAPIESYLDALQATDQAKRDAALTEHLKKVRSHIDLLSKKDYAGKLSSLGQVVDGVVLFIQVEGALSMALERDPQLLEYAFSKNIILTFPTSLLAILKGLAMTIQQAEIAKNIDEIQAQAVELHKRFSIFIDKFNDIGSNLNRLNKSFNAAVGSAQSRLLPQGRRFAELAGQSGEMDVSDPIDEVVREIQAGE is encoded by the coding sequence ATGGCCCCAATCCTTCTCTTCATCACTGGTGTGCTGGCCGGCTTAATCGCCGGCTTCATCCTCAGCCGCTTGTTCAGCAAAGGCCGCAGCGGTGATGGTTCCGGTGAGGCGCGTCTCCTTGAAGAGCGGCTGCTGAAGGCCGACCAGGGTCTGGAGCAATTCAGTAGGCAGCTGGAGGCGCAGAGCAGTGAGCTCAAGGCGGTGCAACAGCAGGCGCAGCAGGCCAGTGAACAGGCGGCGATCAGCCGCACCCAACTGGAGGGGGTGAGCCAGGAGCGGGATGCCCTCAAGGCCGGCCATGCCACGGCCTTGGCGGCAATGGAGCAGTTGCGCAGTGAGAAGGAAACACTCACAGCTGCGATGGCGGAGGTGGCCGAGAAGCTGCGCAGCCAGGAAAGCCAGACTCAGTTCCTTGAGCAGGCACGCACCGATCTGCTCACCCAGTTCCGCTCGCTGAGCGGCCAGATGCTGGATGGCTCCCGCGAAGCCTTGCTCAAGAGCACCAAGGAAACGGTGAGTGAGCCGTTTGCCAAGGAGGTGCTGCAGTTGCGCCAGCAGGTGGAGGCCTTGCAGAAGGAGTCCAATGCCAAGCTCACGGTGCTGGCGGAAACCACTCGCGATCTGCGCCAGCGCAGTGAAGACGTTCAAGGTGCAGCCCAGCAGCTCACCTCCGCGCTGCGTTCCCCGAATGTGAAGGGCCAGTGGGGGGAGGTGAACCTGCGCCGGATCCTGGAGTTTGTGGGCTTACTCCCCTACTGCGATTTCGATGAGCAGGTGCATGTGGGCACCGAGGAGGGCGCCTACCGGCCGGACTGCGTGATCACGATTCCCGGCTCACGCCGCTTGATCGTGGATTCCAAGGCACCGATCGAGAGCTATCTCGATGCCCTGCAGGCCACTGATCAAGCCAAGCGGGACGCAGCCCTCACTGAGCACCTCAAAAAGGTGCGCAGCCACATCGATCTGCTGAGCAAGAAGGATTACGCCGGCAAGCTCAGCAGCCTGGGCCAGGTGGTGGATGGGGTGGTGCTGTTCATCCAGGTGGAAGGTGCCCTGTCGATGGCACTGGAGCGGGATCCGCAGCTGCTGGAGTATGCCTTCAGCAAGAACATCATCCTCACCTTCCCCACCAGCCTGCTGGCGATCTTGAAGGGATTGGCGATGACGATTCAGCAGGCGGAAATCGCCAAGAACATCGATGAGATTCAGGCGCAGGCGGTAGAGCTGCACAAGCGCTTCTCGATTTTCATCGACAAGTTCAACGACATCGGCAGCAACCTCAACCGCTTGAACAAGAGCTTCAATGCAGCGGTGGGTTCTGCGCAGAGCCGGCTGTTGCCTCAAGGCCGGCGTTTTGCAGAGCTGGCGGGGCAAAGCGGTGAGATGGATGTGAGCGATCCAATCGATGAGGTGGTGCGGGAGATTCAGGCGGGGGAGTGA
- a CDS encoding STAS-like domain-containing protein — protein sequence MPIVSLPARAAIHQAVAALHTEGALHPNGDTIFLSFADVPGIDVLAFLGAWGLMARNNGSTIKLRGEAKTLTVLQLLGFHQLLDIPPSSTKSNVQPAKASTVGVLPLSPIATEEQQYEAVDAICAIALAAVDNATAFIPALEWLANEILGNILTHAASETPGVVCAQYHPKQQRIDIGICDMGRGLLGSLQPAFPEVRSYGQAIDKAIERGATRDPAIGQGNGMAGSFEIVRLNGGTYQIWTGDVVYELNKGKRRPGFQAMPPIFGTGVMFSLDTSKPVDLASTWIASNSGVECLFLNLLTESASDSGLDVAAECLHTGGRAPAKLLRRKIQSLLPAMEGEPLILDFSGVKSAASSFLDELLGRLAAEDPRGQAVFDGPVRIQGMNPTVQAMANVVVAQRLGGSISAQ from the coding sequence ATGCCCATCGTCTCCTTACCTGCACGAGCTGCCATTCATCAAGCGGTTGCAGCTCTCCATACCGAGGGAGCCCTGCATCCCAACGGCGACACAATCTTTCTCTCATTTGCAGACGTTCCAGGGATAGATGTGTTGGCATTCCTCGGCGCCTGGGGCCTCATGGCCAGGAACAACGGCAGCACCATCAAGCTGCGGGGTGAGGCGAAAACACTCACAGTGCTCCAGTTACTGGGGTTTCATCAGCTTCTCGATATTCCACCTTCAAGCACCAAGTCCAACGTTCAACCTGCCAAGGCCTCCACGGTTGGCGTGCTGCCCCTCTCACCGATTGCCACTGAAGAGCAGCAATACGAAGCCGTTGATGCCATTTGTGCCATCGCCCTTGCAGCCGTCGACAACGCCACGGCGTTCATCCCGGCTCTGGAATGGCTGGCCAACGAAATCCTCGGCAACATCCTCACCCACGCAGCCTCAGAAACACCCGGCGTGGTCTGCGCTCAGTACCACCCCAAGCAGCAACGCATTGACATTGGCATCTGCGACATGGGCCGAGGCCTGCTCGGATCCCTGCAACCCGCCTTTCCTGAGGTGCGCAGCTACGGCCAGGCAATTGACAAAGCGATCGAACGCGGAGCTACTCGAGATCCCGCCATTGGCCAGGGCAATGGCATGGCCGGCTCCTTCGAGATCGTGCGCCTCAACGGCGGCACATATCAGATCTGGACCGGTGATGTCGTCTACGAGCTCAACAAAGGCAAACGCCGCCCTGGCTTCCAGGCCATGCCGCCTATTTTCGGAACAGGAGTGATGTTCTCGCTCGACACCAGTAAACCCGTTGATCTCGCCAGCACCTGGATCGCCTCCAATTCAGGAGTGGAATGCCTTTTCCTCAATCTCCTCACGGAATCAGCCAGTGACAGCGGACTCGATGTCGCTGCTGAATGTCTCCACACCGGTGGGCGCGCCCCCGCCAAGCTGCTGCGCAGGAAAATTCAGAGCCTTCTGCCCGCCATGGAGGGCGAGCCGCTGATCCTTGATTTCTCAGGCGTGAAATCTGCAGCCAGCAGCTTCCTTGATGAGCTCCTTGGACGTCTAGCGGCAGAAGACCCACGCGGTCAGGCCGTGTTCGACGGCCCCGTGCGGATCCAGGGCATGAACCCCACCGTGCAGGCCATGGCCAACGTGGTGGTGGCGCAGCGGTTGGGGGGATCGATATCAGCCCAGTAG
- a CDS encoding WD40 repeat domain-containing protein, with product MVPNSSLTDFWVKGYERHVRQGWFSSLTALAYSKRSDVLAVAGGGGRVLLVNLQTLEALEPKKLESGIRSLCFADSGQQLFAGLDNGIVISLSAQGLQLLSAKVSRKAITSVLWSADYGLLVAAEDRRLRRLAPESLEEISTSEKLRWVSHDLELLEPDQQLISAGSDNNLHLVGPQLLAPLLVIHAGTARQTHNSSGHGHLVAAAQDGTVTILNAGTHSQRSVLPIANDELAGIQIADTMPSLFLADQQGVVQEWNLRTLEPISALQVDGKTKALTISGSGDVLAVCTDHSVQVFLRASQLTELACYQQELARRQSFLSRIEQFFRRLLGRPIPALPPAPELPSALAQAALNTDPEIREIERTTSEALVQAYRGVAATARKVDWKAVGKAINQQQRHQLEAQRLELRRLREERLSKALEEAQRRRLFRQQQLEERELAIRREKAAQRSKKFWEGVGRLVGNMASSAASSAATGTWVNSYTRRDGTRVRGYRRR from the coding sequence GTGGTGCCTAATTCTTCCCTGACTGATTTCTGGGTCAAAGGATACGAACGCCACGTCAGGCAGGGATGGTTTTCATCGCTCACGGCATTGGCCTACAGCAAACGAAGCGATGTCCTTGCAGTTGCTGGGGGTGGCGGTCGGGTCCTTCTAGTAAATCTTCAGACTCTCGAAGCACTTGAACCCAAGAAGCTTGAGTCTGGGATTCGAAGTCTGTGCTTCGCAGATTCAGGGCAGCAGCTATTTGCTGGCCTGGACAATGGCATCGTCATTTCTCTTTCGGCACAAGGGCTGCAGCTCCTGTCTGCAAAGGTCAGTCGCAAAGCGATCACATCGGTGCTCTGGTCAGCGGACTACGGGCTACTTGTGGCCGCAGAGGATCGTCGACTCCGTCGCCTGGCTCCTGAAAGCCTTGAAGAAATCTCTACCTCAGAAAAACTTCGTTGGGTTAGTCACGACCTGGAACTCCTTGAACCTGATCAACAGTTGATCTCAGCTGGCAGTGACAACAACCTTCACCTGGTCGGCCCTCAACTCCTAGCCCCCTTGCTGGTGATCCACGCGGGCACAGCCCGTCAGACCCACAACAGTTCAGGCCATGGACATCTGGTCGCAGCTGCTCAAGATGGCACGGTCACCATTCTCAATGCCGGCACGCACAGCCAACGCAGCGTGCTGCCGATTGCCAACGACGAGCTCGCTGGTATTCAGATCGCGGATACAATGCCATCGCTGTTTCTCGCTGATCAGCAGGGCGTGGTTCAGGAGTGGAATCTCCGGACCTTGGAACCCATATCGGCACTACAGGTCGATGGGAAAACCAAGGCGCTCACAATCAGCGGATCGGGTGATGTTCTAGCTGTTTGCACAGATCACTCGGTGCAGGTGTTCTTGCGCGCTTCGCAGCTCACAGAGTTGGCTTGTTACCAACAAGAGTTAGCGAGGCGCCAATCGTTCCTCAGTCGGATCGAGCAGTTCTTCCGCCGGCTGCTTGGCCGCCCCATCCCTGCGCTCCCTCCTGCGCCAGAGCTTCCATCGGCCCTGGCACAAGCGGCCCTCAACACCGATCCAGAGATACGTGAAATCGAGCGAACCACCTCAGAAGCCTTGGTCCAGGCCTACCGCGGTGTCGCTGCGACCGCACGCAAGGTCGACTGGAAAGCGGTCGGGAAGGCCATCAATCAACAGCAACGCCATCAGCTCGAGGCCCAGCGACTTGAACTCCGGCGCTTGAGAGAGGAAAGGCTCAGCAAAGCCCTGGAGGAAGCACAGCGTCGCCGTCTGTTTCGTCAACAACAATTGGAAGAACGCGAACTCGCCATCAGAAGAGAGAAGGCGGCACAGCGCTCCAAAAAGTTCTGGGAGGGCGTCGGCCGACTGGTGGGCAACATGGCCTCCAGCGCCGCCAGCTCAGCGGCGACGGGTACCTGGGTTAACTCCTACACCCGTCGAGACGGCACCCGGGTGCGCGGGTATCGGAGGAGGTAG
- a CDS encoding N-6 DNA methylase: MARTTATVSFQALELKGSLLPASLLEEVSKFSRPKELLLEPKDYGLGKGEGLRERIDAAWVLTKELWKEYTKLSDRAGKSIAGQHFGTRLLKEVFGWSGTQPCNGWQQGESHYPINARAFDGAVPLILRGIDVGALDSGSAQFGQEGRKRSPHSCLQECLNADDSANWGLLLTGDRLRLLHDNPSLVKPAYLAADLELLIEGGLHAEFAVLWLLLHSSRFQHPQTGSCVLDEWKQQAEASGERVLGALRVGVQSALEKLGWGFLNHPNNGELREALRSGQLSPQQFHEQLLRLVYRFLFLFTTEDRNLLFPREVDKADARRRIYQEGYSVSRLRELAIKRSAYEGAYGDLWELQRLVFQQLSIGNSPLGLPGLGGLFSLEQCPDLQAAELWNGPLLRAIKAIGWFDADGSFTRVRYRDLNTEELGSVYEGLLELHPQLKQQGSQWQLSYGGGAGSDRKTTGSYYTPDALVQGLIKSALIPVIDDRLSKADGPTEQEQALLKIKVIDPACGSGHFLLAAARRLAVALAQVRAGDDQPSEDDRQHALRDVVAYCIYAVDKNPMAVELCKVALWIEAIDPGKPLSFLDAHIQCGDSLVGVFDPKVLEEGIPDGAYKPLTGDNKTVCTSLKKENAAARKTISRRGSNRGIQGSLAFSGTQPRSQGQQALQAIEAMPESSLAETAAKQAAYAQWLSDRGRDPEALAADLYTAAFFLGKTSDSRATVPTTEHLLKLLAGQPVDEAMEEAVVQASQNFRFFHWHLRFGEVMEQGGFDCVLGNPPWERIKLQEKEFFAARSEAIATATNKAARERLIKALSATEASEADRSLVAEFEQAKREAEGNGEFIRGSGRFVLTAVGDLNTYALFAEHFLKLIAPSGRSGVIVPTGIATDNSTKAFFDEVSGRGMLVSLISFENESFIFRDVHHAYKFCCLTLREATDQNDAAQYVFYIRHFSQLNDQARFFELSPDEITLLNPNTRTCPVFRSQMDAELTKKIYNRVPVLIDEALGEQGNPWGVRFTTMFHMSNDSHLFFDESAADRLLLYEAKLIHHYDHRWATYEADDSNRDVTLAEKRDPSFQITPRYWVEESEVQARLKAQGWDRQWLMGWRDVTLPTNTRTAITSVIPIAGTGHTMPLFFAAEFAELSCCLLGNWTSLVLDFCTRNKIGGTHLTYSYLKQLPFVAPSTYTQSVVEFIQPRVLELTYTSYDLKPWAEDIGYDGAPFRFDPVRRALLRAELDALYANLYGLNREDLRYILDPADVMGPDYPSETFRVLKNNEIREFGEYRTQRLVLEAWDRLFGG, translated from the coding sequence ATGGCCCGCACCACCGCCACCGTCAGCTTTCAGGCACTTGAACTCAAAGGCAGCCTGCTGCCGGCGTCCCTGCTCGAGGAGGTGTCCAAGTTCAGCCGCCCGAAGGAGCTCCTGTTGGAGCCGAAGGACTACGGCTTGGGCAAAGGCGAAGGCTTGCGGGAGCGGATCGATGCCGCCTGGGTGCTCACCAAAGAACTGTGGAAGGAATACACAAAACTGAGCGATCGAGCAGGGAAGAGCATTGCAGGGCAGCACTTCGGCACGCGCCTGCTCAAGGAGGTGTTCGGCTGGAGTGGCACCCAACCCTGCAACGGCTGGCAGCAAGGCGAATCGCACTATCCGATCAACGCCCGCGCCTTTGATGGAGCCGTGCCGTTGATCCTGCGAGGGATCGACGTGGGCGCTCTCGATAGCGGTAGTGCCCAGTTCGGCCAGGAGGGTCGGAAGCGCTCACCCCACAGCTGCCTTCAGGAATGTCTCAACGCTGACGACAGCGCCAATTGGGGCCTGTTGCTCACCGGCGATCGGCTCCGCCTGTTGCACGACAACCCGTCCCTGGTGAAGCCCGCCTATCTGGCTGCTGATCTTGAGCTCTTGATCGAAGGCGGGTTGCATGCCGAATTCGCCGTGCTCTGGCTGCTACTCCACTCCAGTCGTTTTCAGCATCCCCAAACGGGTAGTTGTGTGCTGGATGAGTGGAAGCAGCAGGCGGAAGCCTCCGGTGAGCGGGTGCTCGGTGCCTTGCGCGTTGGGGTCCAGAGCGCTTTGGAGAAGCTGGGCTGGGGCTTCCTGAATCACCCAAACAATGGCGAACTGCGGGAGGCGTTGCGGAGCGGACAACTCAGCCCCCAACAGTTCCATGAGCAGCTGCTGCGCTTGGTGTATCGGTTCCTTTTCCTGTTCACCACAGAAGATCGGAATCTGCTTTTCCCGCGCGAGGTCGACAAGGCTGACGCACGCCGCCGGATTTATCAGGAGGGCTACAGCGTCAGCCGTCTGCGTGAGCTGGCGATTAAGCGCAGTGCTTATGAGGGGGCCTACGGCGATCTCTGGGAGCTTCAGCGGCTGGTGTTCCAGCAGCTGAGCATTGGCAACTCACCCCTGGGGCTGCCAGGCCTGGGCGGTCTGTTCAGCCTCGAGCAATGCCCGGATCTGCAGGCCGCTGAACTCTGGAATGGCCCCCTGCTGCGGGCGATCAAGGCGATTGGCTGGTTCGACGCTGACGGCAGCTTCACCCGGGTGCGCTACCGCGACCTCAACACTGAAGAGCTGGGCAGTGTCTATGAGGGCCTGCTTGAACTGCATCCCCAGCTAAAGCAACAGGGCAGCCAATGGCAGCTGAGCTATGGCGGCGGTGCGGGCAGTGATCGCAAAACCACCGGCAGTTATTACACACCCGATGCCTTGGTGCAGGGGCTGATCAAGAGCGCCCTGATCCCGGTGATTGACGATCGGCTCAGCAAAGCCGATGGTCCGACAGAGCAGGAACAGGCGCTGCTCAAAATCAAGGTGATCGATCCGGCCTGCGGAAGTGGGCACTTCCTGTTGGCAGCCGCACGTCGCCTGGCGGTGGCCCTCGCCCAGGTGCGCGCGGGCGATGACCAACCCAGCGAAGACGACCGCCAGCACGCCCTACGCGATGTGGTGGCCTACTGCATCTACGCGGTCGACAAAAACCCAATGGCGGTGGAGCTGTGCAAGGTGGCGCTGTGGATCGAAGCGATCGATCCCGGCAAGCCACTGAGCTTCCTGGATGCTCACATCCAGTGCGGCGATTCGCTGGTGGGGGTTTTCGACCCCAAGGTGCTGGAGGAGGGCATCCCTGATGGGGCCTACAAGCCACTCACCGGTGACAACAAAACGGTGTGCACGAGCCTCAAGAAGGAGAACGCTGCAGCCCGCAAGACCATCAGCCGGCGTGGATCTAACCGCGGGATTCAGGGGAGTTTGGCTTTCAGCGGCACGCAACCGCGCAGCCAAGGCCAGCAGGCCTTGCAGGCCATTGAGGCGATGCCGGAAAGCTCCCTGGCTGAAACGGCTGCCAAGCAAGCTGCCTACGCCCAGTGGCTGTCTGATCGAGGCCGGGATCCGGAGGCGTTGGCTGCTGATCTCTACACAGCAGCGTTTTTCCTCGGGAAAACCAGCGACTCACGCGCCACGGTGCCCACCACGGAGCACTTGCTCAAACTTCTCGCTGGTCAACCCGTTGATGAAGCGATGGAAGAGGCCGTCGTTCAGGCCTCTCAAAACTTTCGCTTCTTCCATTGGCACCTGCGCTTTGGCGAGGTGATGGAGCAAGGCGGCTTTGATTGCGTCCTGGGCAATCCGCCATGGGAGCGGATCAAGCTGCAGGAGAAGGAGTTCTTTGCTGCACGATCCGAAGCGATCGCCACGGCGACAAACAAGGCGGCACGCGAACGCCTAATCAAGGCATTGAGTGCAACGGAAGCATCTGAAGCTGATCGGTCGCTAGTTGCCGAGTTTGAACAAGCCAAGCGCGAAGCCGAAGGTAATGGCGAATTCATACGCGGCAGTGGACGCTTTGTACTCACTGCCGTTGGTGACCTCAACACCTACGCACTGTTCGCAGAGCACTTCCTCAAGCTGATTGCTCCATCGGGCCGTTCCGGCGTAATTGTGCCGACGGGGATTGCGACGGATAACAGCACCAAAGCTTTCTTCGATGAGGTGAGCGGCAGGGGAATGCTGGTATCACTGATTTCATTTGAAAATGAATCATTCATCTTCCGCGATGTTCATCATGCCTATAAGTTCTGCTGTCTCACCCTCCGGGAGGCCACCGACCAAAATGATGCCGCTCAATACGTCTTCTACATCCGCCACTTCTCTCAACTGAACGATCAGGCGAGATTCTTTGAGTTGTCTCCAGATGAAATCACCCTCCTGAATCCGAACACCCGGACTTGTCCGGTATTCCGCAGCCAGATGGATGCGGAACTCACCAAGAAGATCTATAACCGTGTGCCGGTGCTGATCGATGAGGCACTCGGGGAGCAGGGCAATCCCTGGGGTGTCAGGTTCACAACGATGTTCCATATGTCGAACGACAGCCATCTGTTCTTCGATGAGTCGGCCGCCGATCGCCTGCTCCTCTACGAAGCCAAACTGATCCACCACTACGACCATCGCTGGGCCACATACGAAGCAGATGACTCCAACCGCGATGTGACACTGGCCGAAAAGCGGGATCCCAGCTTTCAGATCACACCGCGCTACTGGGTGGAGGAGTCAGAAGTGCAGGCGCGGCTAAAGGCGCAAGGGTGGGATCGACAGTGGTTGATGGGGTGGCGCGATGTAACCCTTCCAACCAACACACGCACGGCTATCACATCTGTCATTCCAATTGCCGGGACTGGCCACACAATGCCTTTATTTTTTGCGGCCGAGTTCGCAGAGTTATCGTGCTGCTTGCTCGGCAATTGGACGAGCTTGGTTCTCGATTTTTGCACAAGAAACAAGATTGGCGGCACTCATCTCACATACTCTTATCTCAAGCAACTACCTTTCGTCGCTCCCAGCACCTATACCCAGTCTGTCGTCGAATTCATCCAACCCCGCGTCCTCGAACTCACATACACCTCATACGACCTCAAACCCTGGGCCGAAGACATTGGCTACGACGGCGCACCCTTCCGCTTCGATCCCGTACGCCGAGCCCTGCTACGTGCAGAACTCGATGCCCTATACGCCAACCTCTACGGCCTCAACCGTGAAGACCTGCGATACATCCTTGACCCTGCCGATGTGATGGGGCCTGATTACCCAAGCGAAACCTTCCGGGTACTCAAGAACAACGAAATCCGTGAATTTGGTGAGTACCGAACACAACGATTAGTGCTTGAGGCATGGGATCGGCTGTTTGGAGGTTGA